CGCGCGGTGTCGGCGTCAAGTTCTCCACCAACGGTTCGACTCTCAACACGGACAAGGCGAAGAGACTGGCAGGAACGGATTACGTCGACGTCCAGATATCGATAGACGGCGCCGACGAGGCGACCAACGACGCGGTGCGCGGACGCGGGAGCTACGCATCGGCGCGGCGCGCGATGGACGCGTTGGCAGAAGCCGGTTTCGGGGCTTTCAAGATCAGCGTGGTGGTGACGCGGCACAACGTGCGTCAACTCGATGAGTTCGAGAACCTGGCGGACTCGTACGGCGCGCAACTCCGTCTGACCAGGCTTCGGCCCTCGGGGCGCGGTGCCGACTCGTGGGGGGAGTTGCACCCGACCGCGGAGCAGCAGGTGGCTCTTTACCGCTGGTTGTTGTCACGTCCGGGAGTGCTGACCGGCGACTCGTTCTTCCACCTGTCCGCGCTCGGCGAGCCTCTGCCGGGTTTGAACCTTTGCGGTGCGGGACGCGTCGTCTGCCTGATCGACCCCGTCGGAGACGTGTACGCATGCCCGTTCGTGCTCCATCCAGAGTTCAAGGCGGGGAGCGTCCGTGAGCACGGCGGCTTTTCGGCGGTTTGGCGGACGTCACAGCTGTTCCTGTCATTGCGTGAACCCG
This portion of the Acidimicrobiales bacterium genome encodes:
- the mftC gene encoding mycofactocin radical SAM maturase (MftC is a radical SAM/SPASM enzyme that catalyzes the first two steps in biosynthesis of the electron carrier mycofactocin from the terminal Val-Tyr dipeptide of the precursor peptide MftA.): MRVDAARKPRLADQLKRGLDAPICLTWEITYGCNLACIHCLSSSGRRDPRELSTGEAKAVIDELHDLQVFYVNIGGGEPTIRSDFYELVEYAVSRGVGVKFSTNGSTLNTDKAKRLAGTDYVDVQISIDGADEATNDAVRGRGSYASARRAMDALAEAGFGAFKISVVVTRHNVRQLDEFENLADSYGAQLRLTRLRPSGRGADSWGELHPTAEQQVALYRWLLSRPGVLTGDSFFHLSALGEPLPGLNLCGAGRVVCLIDPVGDVYACPFVLHPEFKAGSVREHGGFSAVWRTSQLFLSLREPGSAGACTSCGSYDACQGGCMAAKFFTGLPLDGPDPECVMGHGEALLQRVPAGSVPSPGAGHSVPVTLRARR